From the Eschrichtius robustus isolate mEscRob2 chromosome 19, mEscRob2.pri, whole genome shotgun sequence genome, the window GGATGGAAGTGGCTGCAGTGCAGGGCTGAGGGTGTGGTCAGGGAGGCCTCAGTACCAGGCTGTGTTACATGGAGGGAGTGTCAGTGCAGAGCTGAGGGTGTGGTCGGGGACTGCAGTGGGTGCTGTGGGCAAGTGTGGGGAAGACCCTTTAGTGCAGGGCTGAGGGTATTATTGGGGGGCCTCAGTACAGGGCTGTTAGTATATGTGTGGGGCGTGCATGCTGAGGGAATGGCCTGGGCCCTTAGTCCCAGGGCTGTGGGTGTGGTCAGGGGACTGCAGTAAGGGGTGTGAGGGGCACTTCATTGCAGGGCTGGTGTGGTCAGGGAGGTCTGGGTACCAGGTTAAGGGGTGTGGTCAGTGGGACTAAGGCCGAGGGTATGGAGGGCCAGGGCTAAGTGCACACAGCTGTGAGAGTGTGGACTAGTGTGGTGGTGCTCAGGGTGTGGCCAGGAGGCCTCCAGAGAGGGCTGAAGGTGTAGACATTGGGGAAGTGTGCTTCAGCGCAGAGCGTAGGTGTGAGGATTACAGGGCCAAGGCCACAGTCTCACTTGCCATCATGCCTCTAGGGGCTCATAACTCTACAACCCCCACTCAGGCTAGCCCCTCAATCTCCTGCTCCTCCTAAACTCCACAAATTGGGACGTTACAGCCCCAATGGCTGGAAAGGGGCCAGGAAGCCACGGTTGTGCCCCAGGTGCTGGGAGTGCTGATATGCCCCACCCGTGAGCCCAttctccagcccagcccagcagcaCTGGGAGCTTCTCCCTGAGCTGCCCTGACACCCTCCTGCCCTTAGCAACATTCTCCAAGCAGTACCACCCTCCCTTAGCAACTGTCTCCAGGCTTCACAAACTGTGGCCAGGCCAGCCCCAAGTTCCCCTTCCCTCATGTTTTTGTTTAACAGCAAATAGTAACAAGGTCCCAGCTGGGCCAGCTGCACCCCTGCCTGTGCTCTGGCTCCCTTCTCAGCCTGGGCTGGGTCTTGCTGGGTCCTCATGACCCTGAGAGAGACACTGTCCTCACTAAATACCTGCCCAACCAGCAGCCTGGCCTGGTACTGACCCAGCCTGGCATGGAACTCCCAGGGAGGGGGCCCGCTCTGCCACCCTCACTTCCACCCAAGCAGGCCTTGTGCCAGGGCCAGACAAAGCCATGGCCCCAGCTGCTGCTCTCACAGTTTTTCTGGACAGTGCTACTCTGTTCCCAGCCTGGTGCGAGCATCATGATTTCATCTTCTGAACTCCACTCTGAGCCAGGCTGGCATTAAGTGACAGGACCTTTCCTCTCGGGGCTCTTCCTCACGGCTCTGGGGCCCAGTCAGACATTGAGTGCTGGCCCCTTTCTGCAGGCAGCTCCATCTCCAGCTCTGAGGGTATGTGGCAGAAGTGCCTGCAACTTCAACCTTGCAGGTTTTGAGGTAGAGGCAGTGATGCTCTGtgccttggggggtgggggggagagctTGGCTAGGAGGTGACCAAGGTGGGTCCCTAACAGGGTGGCATGGCAGCGAGCACAGACGTGGCTGGGCTGGAGGAAAGCTTCCGCAAGTTTGCCATCCATGGTGATCCCAAGGCCAGTGGGCACGAGATGAATGGCAAGAACTGGGCCAAGCTGTGCAAGGACTGCAAGGTGGCTGATGGAAAGGCTGTGACAGGGACCGATGTCGACATCGTCTTCTCCAAAGTCAAGTGAGCCCCAGGCATTCCCTGCTTCTGATGTTCCTAGAAGGGGAATTGGGGGGCTGGAAccagggaggatgtggagaaggggGAAAACTCATGATGTCCACATACCTGGCAGGGGGAAGTCTGCCCGGGTCATCAACTATGAGGAGTTCAAGAAGGCCCTAGAAGAGCTGGCACCCAAACGATTCAAGGGGAAGAGCAAGGAGGAGGCCTTTGATGCCATCTGCCAGCTGGTGGCAGGCAAGGAACCAGCCAATGTGGGTGTTACTGTAAGTGCCCTGATGGTCTCGGCTGGCCACTGAGGGGGGTATGGGGAATCTTGGCTGGGGTTGGAAGGGCTGGGCTCCCTAACCAGGTACCCCTGGGGGAACTCTGtccaaacagaaagcaaaaacagGGGGTGCTGTGGAACGGCTGACTGACACCAGCAAGTACACGGGCTCCCACAAGGAACGCTTCGATGAGAGCGGCAAGGGCAAGGGCATTGCTGGGCGGCAGGACATCCTGGATGACAGTGGCTATGTGAGTGCCTACAAGAATGCAGGTACCTATGATGCCAAGGTGAAGAAGTGAGGCCTGGGAAGGCCCCCCCTAGCACGGCTGCCCCtgccagaggctcaggcctgggcCTAAGGGGCATGTGGAGCAAGAGAGCCCGGTCCCCTCCTTGCTGGATCTGCCGCCCAGCGCTTCCTGCCCAGCCCTATGGGGCCAGCCCACCAGACCTCTGACCCAGACTGCTCTGCATCCCcttcccctttttctttcctcctcgaCTTCTGTCTGTCTGGGGAGAGTCTGTGCCTATAGCCTCACCACCCCAACCTAGCCCCGGGCATGGCTAACCCCTGCCTGCTTGCCTCATATTTAAGCTGCTGCTCTGGCCAAGTGCTAATTCTTACCCGGACCTCAATAAAGCCACCTTTTGTACCAATATGGCCTGGTCAGGTATATGACAACAAGGGTAATGACATTCACACCCCACGACCCCTCAGTGTCATCAACCCCTTCCAAGTCGCACTCTGCTGATTCTTCCACTGGCAGCCCTgcccagaaaaagacacacaccagGCCCCTTCCATTAGCACAGAGCCAGGCTGAATGAGGATGCTCTACAGGGAAATCAAAAGCCTTTTACCTCAGCCCTGACCTAGAGTTCTGACATCATGGCTACCTTCCCGCAATTAGGGCCTCAGTCTTGGCCTCTCTGCTTTCACAGCAGGGGGGGCGATGAGACAGCAAACCCAGACTAGGCTAAGCATTGGTGGGGCCCAGTGCCAGGCCTCAACTCTAAGCTTGCTGACAGGCCTCCACTCCAGAGGGCTACCAAGGTGAGTCATGCTGGGCTGCATCTCAGAATATCAGAAAATGCAAGACAGCAGACAGTAGACAGTTCAACTCCcaattttatagctgaggaaactcaggcccaGAGAGTGAAGGGGCTTCCGCAGAATAGAGGCCAGAACCATGCCTCTTGCCTCCCTGGCCAGGCTGTTTCTAACACAGCAAGCCCCAACACTGATTTCCAAAAATGAGGCTGGATGGCCAGCGATAGAACTTGGCACCCAACATCAGCCTTTGACAGGTGAGCAGGGTGTCCAACAGTGAAGGGGCCTCTTCTTGCTGATTCCCTCCCATCTGTTCATCATCCCAGGTtgcagggcggggggggggggggtctctctcTGATCCTGAGAACTCCTGGGAGCTTTCAGATCAACCTTTTCTCCCCTCTGAGGTTCTCAATGTTAGGCCAGAGTTATTCCCAAGTCTAAGGCTTTGGGGCCAACTCTCCCTGCTTCCTGCTGACAAGTGGGCTGGATGGAACTTAGGGACTGCCCAGAGTCCCTAAGAGTGCTAGAAAAGGCTTAAAAGGCacacattcacaaatattttttcttcacccAGATAACAAAGCAAAGCAGCACAACTGTTTATTCCCTCTCCCTCGGGCTGTTCTAGGATGTTCTTGCCCCAGGTGGCCCCGGAGTCCCTTGAGCCCAAAGTCACTTGGAGCGAGGGTAAAGAGTGATAGTGTGGCTTGGaacagagacgctgggggggtgAGGTGAGAATTAGAGAGCAGAGATCATCACCTGGTCACAGCAGAGCCTTGCCTAATGGCTGACAGTTGTGGGATCCTCCTGACTCCGCTGACCTTGCATTGCTCAGGGAAGAGTTTCAGACAGCTCTACCTCTCCCACCAGCATACAGTAAGAGGAATACTTCCTCCAGCCCTGGGGAATTGGTTTAAATTGCAAGCTTACTTAAATTAGCATAATAGGAGAGAAACCCAAATCCTGCAAATTGGCCTGGTCCAGGTTATTAAGCTATTAAGCTGCAGGTGAGATTACCATCCAGTGCGTATGGGAGCAGCAGTTTGGCCCCTCCTATGATTGGCAGTGTGGCTTAGAGGAGCCCAGAGAGAGAACTGGCCGAGTCCCGAAACTCTACCTTGTAGGGGTAAAGCCCCCTCTTCTTTAAAAGGGGTTATGGAGCCTGAGGGAAATCAAGGCCCACCCGGAGCCAGGAAGACCCTTAGTCTAGCAGAATCTGGTTCATGGCAGGAACTGACCAAACAATGCCACTTCAGCCCTTCAGTTATCACTGCTCCATCTCCCCATAGCCTCCTCATGGTGGAAAGCTTTGGGTACCCTTGCTAGCAAAGCCAGTTGGGCAAGGAAGAGAAGTTAGGATCTGTGGGATGGAGCCATTAAAACCCTCTATGTATAGCTGGCGGGAAGGCCAAACCTCAGAGGGGTCCTGCCTCTCCTTTTGGAGAACTTCCCCAAGGACCTGTTTTCCATCCCAgccttgtttccttctttctcctaagAGTGCCAGGCCCAGGGTGAGGAATTCTTGTCCACTTATTTTCTACTTGCTTCAGGGGTCTTCCCCCACTCCATGTTGAGCCCACTTAGCCCCATAGGGCAACAACTCTTTGGCCCTTCCCTTGATGCCACCAATCCCAAGGGATTGACCAAGGGCCACACAGCGAAAATCAGAAACACAGCTGACCTCTGCACAAGTGGCCAGCAACCCTAGAGAGGGGCCTGGCCTAGGGTAGGACCAGCCACTTTCAGTGACAATAGAAAATAGAGTGGAAGGTGACTTAGTCTGGGTCAGGCTCTTTGCTCCTCCTTAGAGGTACCCTGAATAGGTTCTGGGCTAGCATTCTCAGATGTTCataggagaaggaagggagggctgGGTTGTAGAAAGAAGTCCGTtatccctgcccccacctcccctAGCCCCCATCGGCTGTCCAGTAAGTTGGCCTGTGCACTGGGCTGGGACGGTGAAATATGACAACACAGGGCTGTAAGGCTACTAGCTAAGGCTACCCTACCCTACCTGGGCAAGGCTTAGGCTCTTTGGAGACCTCTCAATGGGTCCAAGACAGGCCCAGGAAAGCGGGGAGGGGGGCTGTTCTTACTGACACTTCCAGAGAAAACGAGCTGACTCTAGCTCCCTCAGAGCCATGCAGCTCAAAGAAACATGGCTCCTCTGTGCATGCTCCTTTTGGGAACCTACCTAAAATTGAGAGATCTGTAGATTTTATTTATAACTTAGAGATGTGTGATCTTAGTTGTGATCTTCATGTCTCATTATTACAGCAATAGCTCTCCTTCCCTGCACAGCACCTGGGTCAGGGGAGCAAATAAGTGTCTAATCTTTccacctgcctctctctctgaCATGACCCTGAAGATGAAGAGAAGTACAATATGACATTAGGTTGACAGTCCTTTGCCCTCTACAGCTCTCTGGCAACATTAGCTACTTGTGCAACCTTGAGGTAGAGACATACCTAGAGCCACTTGCATTATCTTTTCCCATTGATGCCTAATCAATCAGGATTAAAGAAAAGATTGATCCTCAGTCTGAAATACAAGGTACTGACATGTAAAGTGGATGCTGAGCCCAAAGCTAACTTTCAGAAGCCACACCTCTGGTCTAGACTGCACCAGccttctctctcatctctctaGCTCCTCTCTGGTCCACTCCACATGGCCGGAGGTCAATCCACTCTTCTTATAGAGAAAGCTTCTCAAACACCAATCTATTGAATACTACCCATCTGCCTTCCCAATCTAAAATATTTAGGGAGCTGTGCAACCTAGCTCCTGTGTATCTCCTCTCAGGCCCTCCATTCCCTGAATGAACCATGTTCCTTCCCATTTCATGGCCTTTGCTTATGCTATTTCTCTCTGCAGCTCTCCCCACTGCCTCTGCCCTGAGTCCTATGCTTTGCCTGGTGACCTCCTATTCAATTCTTCAGGTCTTGGTTAAAAGATCATTTCTTTAGGGGACATTTTCCTGATATCACACCTCCCTCCCAGGCTAGGACAGGTCCCCCAGTTATATACTGTCATGGCACCATGACCTACATCTTCCCTGCCCGGTGATCCCTCTGGGGGCCCCAGACTCTCCTACTCTGTACTCTTGGCCTAGGAGGCTCTGCACCCCCTCTACCTGGTACCATTGTACTCATTCCGCCAAGCTTCCACTCAAACAAGTCCTCACTGATGCCTTCTCCAATTCTCCAGAGTAGGAATTACCTACTCTCTGTCTGTCTTTCCAGGATCTCTCTAGGCTTTTATTTAGGCCTGTTTGGTACCAATGGCAAGCTTTGAGCTCCATCACACAACTAAACTGTTGGCTGCTCCAGGAAGACACCGGACCTTGTCACCTTTTCACTATGGTGGGAGAAAACCCAAAACACGTTTGATGAACTGATCAATAGAGGTTCTCCAAAATTTCTGCTAACACAAAACATACCTGGCCATGGATGTTCTTTTTAAACTTCCTACTACACAGTTTCAACTGACACTTGGGAAAAATGTCtagtgttattttctttttgacattTTCAGCCAAACGTTTCTATGTGATATGATGCCTAGGACTAAGTGCCAACTATTTATGTGGTCAGAAGGAAAGAACGACTTGATGGGaggagataaaaagaaataaaaaggaccaACATAGTataattaaaataagatttttttcttaatcttgagAGTGAATACCACCATACTAGTGGCAATAACACTGAGAGCCCCCTGGGGCTGAGAGGGAAGCTGCAAAGAAGGTGTGCAGTGCTAGCTCCATAGACTAGGCTCTGGGACAGAGTCTGAAACACTCTGTATTAGATACTGACCCGTATCATGTGCCACTGGTGAGGAGGAAGACAGCGTGCTTTTCCCAAAGGGCGATGATCTCCCCAAATGATGACTCTTCTCAGGAGGCAGGAGTGCTTTCCCAGAATAACCTTTTTGCTCTTTAGTCAGCTGCTGCAGCAGATACTCATTAGTTACCACCAGGGATCTGAGGCatggggaaaaaagacagtcaTGAAGTCATAAAAGCAAAGTAGTTGCCATTCTGACCTGAAATGTTTGCTaaagataaatgtaaaaaaaaaataaataaaaataaaaaaataaatgtaaaatgaagtaACATCTTTAAATAGAAAGAACTGTCTGATTTATGAGTTGGTTATTTTAAAAGCAGGCggacagtttatttattcattgcagTTCTGTTTATGTTCCAGACTGACTGTAGCAATAACATAGTTCACATTTTATATAGTGATTGTTCTGTTCTTTCCAAAGCACTTTCATGATGAAGTAAGTAGACGCACTGGGAGACTGGCACCTGACCAGGCCTCCAATTTCTAACCCCAAATCTTAATTTCTACTTCTTCTAATCTGTCCTGCCTCTGCAATTAAACTAATGGTGCTAGTCATGACTGTATTCTTGGACTCTGTATTACCATGTAATGTTGGAAGCTATCAGAGACTGCCCCTCCCCGCCaaaaaagatgcatgcacaatgttattcactgcagcactatctgCAACAACAAGATACTGTAATGTCCATCAGTAGAGGActaattaaatacacacacagtgGAGTCCTATGCATGTATAAAAAGGAGTGAGAACTAACTCTATACACCACTGTGAAATGATTTCTAGATAAAATGTTAAAGCAACATTATGCCTCTTTTTATATAATAGAGGGGGAATACAAATACACACCCACACCTGCAATGGAAggctggtgggaaggaaggaaaggatagAGGAGACAGATAAGGAAGCTAGATTTGTCTGAATTTATCTGATTTTGTGGATCTGACTTTGGGACCATGTAAGTTTTACATTAATTATACACAAGattaaatcaaaataataaaaatattccctatgaatcaaacaaaatgaaatgaattgaACCTGTATATTGAATTGATGGTTTAACAACACACAGAAGAATTATTTCAAGTTACTCTAAAATATAGCATCACTAAAGATATATATCTTaatgttctcaaagtgtggtccccaggccAGAAGCAagagcatcacctggaaacttacTAGAAGTGCAAATTCTCAGTTCCCAGCCCagatctgctgaatcagaaactggtaTGTTCTGGAAAGCAGTATTTTGATCCCTGAGCAAACTGGCCTGGATCCAGGTGGTTTGCACACAGAATAGAGTTAATTTGAAAAGTATATAGATATTAACTTGCCAAGTAAAACAAAGGAGATAAAGGAAAGTAAATATCTGCTTCCAGAAGTCAGCTAGATGGACCCAGTCCTACCTCTGACTTTCGTGGAGAAGGGCCACTGTCTCCTCCAGCTTTTTCAGCTGGGCAAGCTCCTGGTTCAGGCAAGCCACCTGCATGTTCAGCTGTTGGTTTTTGCGCAGAAGATCATCTACAAAGGTTACAGTAGCCAGGGGTGAGAGGATTCCAAGCGGCTAGTCTTTGAGCAGAGCTTGAGTGATCAGGGAGACATCTTGAAGAGTTGGGGGCCCCACTGCACCTACCTCCACACTCCATTCACCATTCCCTCCCTTGGAGACAGCAGATATAGTGGCAAGAATACAGGGTTTCACAACAGACATATCTGAATTAAAATTCAACCACTTAATCTTGCACGTTAGTTCATTTTTGTGAGTTTCACTACAGCTAGTAACCCTGCCGGGTAGCACTGTTACAAGGAGTCAGTGAGACATCTGCGCTCACATAGCATaggcagtcaacaaatatttggtcTCCTTGTATTATCCATTTTAGTTCATGGAATGTAtgtccttcactctgtatggaaTATGTGAAAACATCTAGAACTGTGTCAGCCACATGACAATAGCTCAATGAGTGCTTTCAGAAACTGGCTTTGTGGCCAAGGCATTCATATCTAGCTTTCCAAATATGTTGCCACTGCCTGCAATAATAAGGTAGGTAAAAGCACAGGAACTCTGGTCCTAAGCAAGTCAGTCTTCTAGAACAGTACTTAAACTTTAATATGCTtacaaatcacctggggatctttttagaaaacagattctgattcagtaggtctgaggtgagGCCAGATTTTCTATAGGtctgacaagctcccaggtgatgctaatgttGTGATGTGTGGCTCACATTTTGAGTAGCAAGGTTCTGGAAGGTGGAAATCAGGGCTGCAACAGCTATATTTATCACCAGTAATCCAAAATAGAGAACTGGGTCTCATGGCTGATTGAAAATAggtatctagggcttccctggtggcgcagtggttaagaatccgcctgtcaatgcaggggacacgggttcgagccctggtctgggaagatcccacatgccgcggagcaactaagcccgtgcgccacaactactgagcctgtgctctagagcctgcgagccacaactactgaagcccgcgtgcctagagcccgtgctctgcaacatgagaagccactgcaatgataagtctgcacaccgcaacgaagagtagcccctgttcgccacaactagagaaaagcctgcacgcagcaacggacacccaatgcagccaaaaataaataaaataaataaatttattaaaaaaaaagaaaataggtatCTAGTGAATAAACACCTATTTATTTTCAGTGCAGGTAAGTGGAGAATGATGTCTTGATTATTCAGGCTTATGAATATCAGATAGTGATGAGATTCAACTCTGGAAATTCAATGCTGATTTCCAAATCAAATTCCTCATTCAAATCCAAATACCCATAATGTTTGTTTGTGGGTGCTGAGCTAGAAGCTTAAAGTCGAGGTAGACTTTATCTACCTAAACTATACTAATAATAAAGTAGTACAAATCAAGAATTCAATGGGATATTatttttcacttatcataatggcaaaaaaatataaTACCCAGTGCTGGCAA encodes:
- the TPPP3 gene encoding tubulin polymerization-promoting protein family member 3 isoform X1, which codes for MAASTDVAGLEESFRKFAIHGDPKASGHEMNGKNWAKLCKDCKVADGKAVTGTDVDIVFSKVKGKSARVINYEEFKKALEELAPKRFKGKSKEEAFDAICQLVAGKEPANVGVTKAKTGGAVERLTDTSKYTGSHKERFDESGKGKGIAGRQDILDDSGYVSAYKNAGTYDAKVKK
- the TPPP3 gene encoding tubulin polymerization-promoting protein family member 3 isoform X2 produces the protein MAASTDVAGLEESFRKFAIHGDPKASGHEMNGKNWAKLCKDCKVADGKAVTGTDVDIVFSKVKGKSARVINYEEFKKALEELAPKRFKGKSKEEAFDAICQLVAGKEPANVGVTKAKTGGAVERLTDTSKYTGSHKERFDESGKGKGIAGRQDILDDSGYVSAYKNAGSL